TCGCTTCAAGATCATGTGCGGGGCGGATATCGCCGAGAAACGTCGTCACCAGGACGGCCGGCTTATTTTCAATCATCAGGGCGTGCAGATTGATCTGCGCATGTCGTTTTACGTCACGGTTCACGGTGAACAAATCGTCATGCGCCTGCTGAAAAACCAGGAAGAGCTTTTGCCCATGCCGGAGATCGGCATGCTGCCGCGCATGCTGGACCGATTCATGGAAGAGGCCCTGGACGCGCCTTCGGGCATTATCATGGTCACCGGGCCCACGGGTTCGGGGAAATCGACCACGGTTTACAGCTGCATCAATTATCTGAACACTCCGGAGGTGAGCATCATCACGGCCGAGGATCCGGTGGAGTACAAGGTCCGGGGTGTCGGCCAGTGCTCGATCATGCCGTCCATCGGCCTGACCTTCGAGGAAACCCTGAAGCACATCGTGCGCCAGGACCCGGATATCGTCGTCGTGGGCGAGGTGCGGGACAAATTTTCGGCCGAGATGTGCATCCAGACGGCCCTGACCGGACACAAGGTCTTGACGACCTTCCACACCGAGGACAGCATCGGCTGTCTGGTGCGCCTGTTGGACATGCAGATCGAACCGTTTCTGGTTTCCTCCACCGTGAGTTGCATCCTGTCCCAGCGCTTGCTGCGCAAGGTTTGTCCACACTGCGCCATGCCCTACCAGCCGGATCTGAACCAGCTGCGCCGCCTGGGCTGCACCTATGGGGATCTGGTCGGGGCGGAATTCCGCAAGGGGCGCGGCTGCGCTCATTGCCGTCATACCGGTTACAAGGGGCGGGTCGCGGCCTTTGAAATGCTCATTCCGGAAGTCCACGTCCGCGACGCGGTCCTGGCGCGCAAGACAACCCACGAACTGCGCGAATTGAGTCTGGACAATGCCGGGCTCGTGTCCTTGTTGGAAGACGGCATCGTCAAGGCCGCCATTGGCTGGACCACCCTGGACGAGGTTCTGCGGACCCTGCCCCGGGTGCGCAAACCCCGACCTCTGGCGGAACTGCGGCGTATCCTGGGAGTTGAGCATGTTTGAA
This genomic stretch from Deltaproteobacteria bacterium harbors:
- a CDS encoding type II/IV secretion system protein, with amino-acid sequence MDSDDRREEYAKALDNPIIRLLIRSGFLSEDQAAYARRVASKLHMSRPLCDIVRELGYVTEEQIRLAIRQHQGELRLGDLLNGLGYLTDEDLARALSAQRADERRSKLGHILIRHKFISDDKLTEILALQLGLPVLDLIARAPDAALMTRAPFEVMEQYHFVPYDMQSDGSTRVVFADPLDPRALDIARDYYGQGVLVCIARVSQIEDILSRHKEDRVAGGQGGDGVFNVVDIANAIILAAFQRGASDIHVEPMSDRVRVRFRLDGVMVHFRDYPIGVCAPLASRFKIMCGADIAEKRRHQDGRLIFNHQGVQIDLRMSFYVTVHGEQIVMRLLKNQEELLPMPEIGMLPRMLDRFMEEALDAPSGIIMVTGPTGSGKSTTVYSCINYLNTPEVSIITAEDPVEYKVRGVGQCSIMPSIGLTFEETLKHIVRQDPDIVVVGEVRDKFSAEMCIQTALTGHKVLTTFHTEDSIGCLVRLLDMQIEPFLVSSTVSCILSQRLLRKVCPHCAMPYQPDLNQLRRLGCTYGDLVGAEFRKGRGCAHCRHTGYKGRVAAFEMLIPEVHVRDAVLARKTTHELRELSLDNAGLVSLLEDGIVKAAIGWTTLDEVLRTLPRVRKPRPLAELRRILGVEHV